The DNA window CTCCTTAGGACTACCAAAATTATGAATAACAAAAGTGTCCAGTCATAAGAAACTTAAAGACTAGATAAACACAACCTAAACCTAGTCTAACCTCACCTTGCCAGCATGGTTGATAAGTCTTGTAAGAAGCTACAGGGACCcttattttaagaagaagaatCTTTAGTTCACTATTTTCAAGTTTAAGGTCTGGTAGTAACTTGTACAGGAAACCatcaataaaataacaagaCCGAAATAGCTCGATAGGAAAATCGCGGGAGGCAATTTCGTTCAATTACTGACTACATTGCAGTAGTAGGTATTCTAGCACTTATAAAATCGTAAGAGGTCTTGATAAACGTGATACGAAATTAGAGAGCTAAAAGTTGTTGTTAGATATAATGCCTGATAATAATGAACTGGATGATGTTTCTGCAATGAGGCTGACCTTTCAGCATTTCTCCTTGATAGACTATTCGGTCTTTGTAATAATGTTGGCAATGTGTGGTGGGATTGGAATTTATTTCGGGTTTGTCAAAAGGCAGAGTTCAACTCAGGAATATTTGATGGGTGGGAGAAATATGAAATTGGTTCCAGTCTGCTTTTCACTCGTAGCAAGGTAAGATAATCTTGATTTTCCAATATTTGTAATATCGTTCTCTACCATATATTAAAATGTCTCAACCTATGTCAAATGGTTGGTGCacctacttaattattttaccaacTTGCTGGATCCCTATGATCAGAGTATTTCATAACAGTTTCAGTAcctagataaaatattataatcatattatcattgttttttttagttatatttcaGGAATATCCTTGTTAGGAACACCGACCGAACTTTACTTATACGGGACTGCATACGTTTTTACACTAATAGGGGCTTTGATTGTTTCCATCCTAATAACACGTACATTTATACCCGTGTTCCATGAATTGCAACTAACATCTGCTTATGAAGTaagtattgatatttaatttgcttgATAATGATGTATTTTTTAGGAATTTATCCAAAATCTTTtcgacatttattatttatttttcatttcagtaTTTGGAGCTTCGCTTCGATAAGCGGTTAAGAGTTTTCGGATCTGTTTTGTTTAGTGTTTATTTGGTAacctttctttttatatatttttttaagttaaataaaattgaattaatttttaattctaagctctcatgttttttgttaaattgtttaaacttaacCATTCGTCTTTAGTGATGAAAACTAATCTGTatcatttttgaataaaatttcatcGACTTAATTGCAGATGGCTTGGCTACCTATAGTTATCTATGTACCAGCGCTGGCCTTTAATCAAGGTAGATTTTATAAGCTTATTCTCagaaatgttttataatatggaAGTGTTATACgtgtattttatttcagttacaGGTGTGAATATACATATTGTTTCACCAATCGTGTGTCTCGtctgtatattttatacatgtgtggtacgaaattttatttacaaaatcttattccatttttcagccttttgttttaaatcggtaatttattatctatctCTAGATTTTCTATTCACTAATATATAACATCGACTAATATGTccttaaatatcttaaaaataaattattaagagGCATCTAATTCGAAGTAACTAATTTATCTTCTGTTTTAAAACTTTAGGGAGGTCTAAAAGCAGTTGTTTGGACTGATGTTATTCAAACAATAGTTATGATTGGTGCGATGATATTAGTGATAATCAAAGGCACTATAATTGTTGGGGGGGTTGGAGAAGTTTTTAACAAAAGTTGGGTAACTTCCAGAATAGAGTTTCCAAGGTACAAAATTtgctttaataaaactatttagggAACGTATTTAATAAACACATTAACATTTCACAGCATTAGTTTTGATTTGACCGAGAGACATTCAATTTGGTCTGTATCTATTGGATCAACTTTTTATTGGATCGGAAACATCGCTGTCAATCAATCGATGTTGCAACGATTCCTAGCATTGCCAGACTTAAAAATGTCCATACGGTGAGTAAGCTTCATTTATACGCTGGAGAAGATTTATTGAGCTATTCTATTAGGAATAAAATTATCATGCAATTTAAATGTTCTTTTGCAGTGCAGTATGGGGATTTCTTTGCGGAGTATTTTTTATAGCTATCATATGTGCATACAGTGGTCTGCTAGCCTACGCTAGATACTATGAATGCGATCCTTTGAACTCCAAACTAGCATTGGCGAAAGATCAACTCCTTCCTTTATTAGTAATGGACGTTTTGGGGGAATGGAAGGGAATGCCAGGTATCTTCGTTGCGGGTGTATTTAGCGCTGCTTTGAGGTTAGTGGTTATTAACTACGTAGGTTCTCTATTCTGTCCCTCCTATAGCCCAGTAGTAAGGAATTCGACTTTTTGAAATTGAATCCCAGTACGCGACTCTGACTTTTACTGACAAAAAcatcatatatatgtatagatacatcttaatttgctataatcctcGATAGTGTAGTCATTGTCAATTGTCTGGTTATCGTTGGTAAATTAAACACGGTGTTTATTGTATATCTTGGACTATCgtaaagtaacgcttgcttctctAAGAATGTTTAATAGGAATGATAGTAAAAATGAGTTGTAAgaatgttattgtaattttagttCCTTGTCAACTGGGTTGAACTCAATGGCTGCAGTTGTTCTGGAAGATTTTTGGAAACCATTTTTCCGAAAACTAAGCCGCAGAGAAACACAAATTCTCGTAAGAGCAGTTGTTGTTATACTGGGCTGCATCTGTGTTGGTATGCATCATTATCTGTTAgctttttctataaacttaacGCACTTTTATATACtgtgtttttaaaactttacataaCTTTATCAGTGGCTCCCATTCTTTTCGCACGATTCGAAGAAATACTCACCACCTAAATGTTACTTACCTTCAATTAAATTATCGTTACGAGCTAGGGATCCTAAATATGACATGGATGTTCAAAAATTGGCGCTAATATTGGCCACATTTACAAATAGGTACAGAGAGTATTAGAGTCGAGTCTTACTCTAGCATACGAGGTACTAGACTGCTTCTATGTTGCTCTAGCATTGTAACAAAGTTACAGCAAAcatcaaaaatgtttgtgttctGTTTTACACTCTCACAATGCTTGACACGAAGACAACGCCATTTTGTatcgataaaaacaaaaaaaacatacaaaatatgtgaaTGGTTATGGGATTCCATAAACATTACGGtagaataataatacaaaagtttACAGTGAAAATACGCTGATCACTAAGTTCTTAAACGCTTGTAGTAAACAAACGATTTTTTCTAGGGTGGCAGATATTATTAGAACTAAGCAACcttgttatattttacaacttttttttgttgtttgtaggTTTGGTATTTGTGGTGGAAAAACTCGGTTCTGTGTTACAATTAACGATGAGCTTGTCGTCGGCGTCTATGGGACCGCTTGCAGGAATATTTTTGATGGGCTTGTTTTTACCTTTCATCGATAGTGTTGTAAGTAAATAAGAGTTTTTTGTTTCCGTAGGAAAGATTTCTATATGCATTGACAGGATGTTTGAGTGAAGAATTAAACAGGTGTTTGAAAAAGATCCTTTTTATTACCAGTTATAGAAAATTAGcagatatgtatttatttatagcatgTGAGCACGCTCCGTTTAAACTGGACAACATAAACTATGGTAATTTGTTAAGGATAGTCAGTACGGTAGTTCAGTAAATACCGAatattctttattgaaatagcgAAATTATGTGCAGGAACATTCACTGTAGCTGCATTTGATTTGGATCTAATGGCAAATACAAAAACCCTGTATAAACTTACGTGTTTATCTACTTGCCATTTTATATCACGTAGCCATATTATACAGAAACTCTATATTATCGGTCTGCCATGTGAACCTTATTGAAAAAACTGTGTTCGGATGCACGTTCCTAGTAGTGATTAAaacatgttattaaaattaaatgcgtAGGTTTAGGGGATGTGGGGACAACTCTGTAACTGTCTGTTACTGTCTGTGTGTCTCTGTATCTATCTTATATGAAATGTCATGTAAATTCTCTTTCAGAGTGCACTGAGCGGTGGAATTGTAGGTCTTACATCAGCATGGTGGGTGGCAGCACAATCGCAACTCGCACAGGCCAGGGGTCACCTTACGTTTGAGGAAAAAGAAAGATACACATTCAACTGTACTTACACATTTTCACCACCGTTGGAAAGAGAACCTCTCGAGTTGTACGTATTTTTCAGTATTAACGCCTAGTCGTAGAGTCCTAGGGTAGCTATACCACTTGCGAAGTAACGTCTCAAGACTCAGCTGTTACGCGATGGATTCTAAAAGGAGCATAAATATCGCTTATCGCTTTCCGGCTTCTCTGTTTTCTGCGACGTATATTAGTAGGTACCTTTCAGGTCAGAGTGAATAAGAATGCACTTTAGACAAGCCAGATCCAATCTGAGACCTTATTTTTTACCTTTAGGCATGATAGTCGacttaaatctaaataaaaaaaaacaattgctgtttaaaatttttgacaatgctgcttaaatattatacttattatttgtgTTCAAGGCATTTACACGTAGGTACGTGTTACGTCATGCCTTTCTATTTATACAAAGATTTAATCAGAATCTAAATATTTGGTATTATAATGGAATTATTAAtgttgattaattattaaattattaatcgtGATTGATGTCTCTAAGCTAATCTATACGATAATGattcaaattaaacttattttttaatgtcaatATCATTTAGCAGAGTTCCTTaaagtggaaaaaaaacattggatACAATTAATGCATTTACGATTAATTAATGCATGCACCCTTTCTGTTCCCGCGGATATCGTACGAtacgacttagggaatataacagagaacgggtagAAGCGTACGCTGTGCTACTTTTATCACCTACTGCGGTCACCAACCCTTCTGCCCAGCAGAAGATGATGATGTCCCAATGACAAATAATCAACAAATGTTTTTTCGACGATACGAGAATATtgaaatacatatatgtaaaaattatttaatggtATTTTTGGCACACCTATTGCCATAATATGTAGAGTTGACTTATTACTCATCTATACTCTTTTTCTTGCATGATTTTAAGGGAAGTGCCATTTTTGTATCGGATCTCTTATTTATGGTTTACTGCATTTGGGTGCACGCTAACGGTGGTGGTTGCTTGCCTCGTCAGCTTGAGGTCTTCGGCGCGGAAGCAATATGATCACAGATTGTTTGCACCATTTCTCAGAGCTTGGGTGTTAACCAAGAACGAGGTATCGTAATGAGTTTAAATAATGATCACATTCGGCTTAATTTCGGGCGGACCGAGTTCGCTCTCcgcgcacgcacctctaacttttcagagatatgtgcgtttttatttatagtagaatttaatatcacttgcttgaacggtgaaggataaacatcgagaggaaaacttgagagttctccataatgttctcaagggcgtgtgaagtctaccaatccgggACTTGGCCAGCAGACTTGGTGGACTTGGTGAACTCCGTGGTTTAGAATTGCTCAAACTCGGCCGACCTAAAAATTACATTGTAACTTACTTCAGTCCAGCCAACACATTAATTGCATTCTTTATCTggtatgtaggtatatacaaggtattttttaaagtggGTATCATACCTCCTATGGGTAAAATAACTCATACTCAATTTTAGAGAACCAAAAACTGAAAGCTCAactaagataattattataatatcctGTAAtgcatatttctttattatttccgTCGCGTATAGAGCATACAAAcaaactctctctctctctctacctTTATTACTAAGTAGTAAATAAGTAGATAAAAGTAACCAAAAAAATTTATCACCGTTGAACCCTAAGTTCAAGAGTAAATATACTCAAAAGAAGGTACAAGCAAAactttttacaagaaaaatatttctgtTTCAGGTCGATCAAATggatttaaaaagtatttcgAGATGACCTCAAATTACAGAAGGTGCCTTTATTATTTCATGCTATTCCGGTACATACGAGTAGgaacatattattatgtgtCTACGTATATACTGGACCGtactgcaaataaaaaaaatatgtattgtcgattgaaattattataactattttgaggatttttttttatatttattgaggaAACCCAACCGTTAATGTCCATATTGTGCCAATTCCGTCATTAAACATTTTGCGCAGTACTACCGCTAAGcttattctttttttctttatattaatagcgggcaaacgagcaagtgggtcacctgatgttaagtgatcaccgccataaacatctgcagcaccagaggagccaccgatgcgttgacggcttttaaggaatttgtttatccgccccttgaataaccctagattgtatttttgaggaaactcATGAGATGggagttttgctctgtttatcgtcgatggtttttcacttgcCTACTATCAGACTAGCTGattggtcagtcaattattaatatagaaaaacaaaTGCTATTGATGTATGGTGCATTTGgtatcttaaatttaaaaagttgttcATTGTTCTGGACCGGAGGCTTTGAATACATAGGATCTAATGGAACCGTGTAGTGGTTGTCTGCCATCGGGTTAGAATAAATGTTGAGcggagttatttttttttaccaaggATGCGAAGATTACGAACCTATGGATTGCTTGTACCACATATGTCTAACGGCACGGCGTTAATATACGCTTCAAGACGTCACAAATGTTTGTTTTGTCCAGTAAGCTAAGCAACGCTAACGAACTCAGGTATCGGTGAACCGATCACTACACTAGctttaaaaaggtttaaaaatacGGGCCTTAGAGTGCGAAATTTGACTCTTAGGTAAACACCAGTACCTTTAGACTGTTCGTGGTACCGACTCGGACCGTTTGAGGACCGACAGGCTTTAGGTACTCTCTGAGGCGAGGGTAATATAGTAAAGGCTCAACTCATCCCTTAAAAGTCAGTCAACCATACATTTATCGTTGCCAACCCATCCATCAACAGACAACGTAAAACAattccaatttaaaatatttttagagtaAAGAATTATAAGGCATAAATATATCTTTCGAAATggtttatttacaaacaatgtgtagttaaataattaaataagatcCTTTATTGTGAAGTCTTTAGAAAGGCCAGGCATCCCTAGTTCTCAGTCCAAAGAGACCGTTTCTGAAAACAAAGACATGGTTTAGTTTCCATAGAGGTTAACACAATACAATGTGtatttacttcatcatcatcaaccttactcttttatgttttaagttacTGCTAGGCACATACCCTGTATGCTTGTAAGAGAAAAGGTTCCATAGATTTTGCCCTCTACGTTGCTTCAATATTGTTTATCGTTTGGGGGTGCCAAGTTGGATCcttggcacgcacctctaacttttcagagttatgttaggaaaacatcatgaggaaacctgcatgcttgagagttctccacattGTCCTCAAAGTCGTGAGAATCTTTGCCAGCggagtggactacggcctaaccccttctctttctgagaaCTTCATCTGAGGCGCTTCTCAAGTTGAAGTGTTTGTTTTATGGTTTATTTGAGCGCTCTAATATCTCTTACTACCAGATTGGCAAACTTTTTTCTGTATATGCTAGCCAAATTTTTAAAGGGAAGGTTATATGCTATTTAACATCACCCTATGTGCTTTAGGTGGAACGAGGACAgagaaaaaacttttaaatgtcaatgcGTTATTCCTGGAAATCTTACCCTCGTTTCCCTAATTGTAAATTGCCCATGTTCAGCGCAGCTCCACTACACTGTACGTTTCGAGCCTCTTGAAGGTTATTACAGCGTCTACCGACGAAGTGATTCGTTCTAACGCTGGAGGCGAAAAACTCGTAGGCACGGCTATGTGAGCAGGCACTGGTCCTACAGCCTGGCTGAGGGTTCCTTCCTCCGTTGGGGTAGAAATCAGCATCGGAGATAGGGTCCATGATACCGAGAATACCCCCGTCGGTATGGATGCTCTCGACGAACACACCGGAATTGCGATTTAGGGCGTTTGAATTGCCACCCCATTGAGGTCCAGCGGGATCCAttcctaaataaaacaatttaatgttaatggttgaggagttctggcACTTCACTAGCAGCTCGTTTATTGtcacgagcataaattgcttatcCACTATGCCTTCACCATAATCGCAAGCGCTACTAGTGTaatactcatttattgtatagtTTCCATCAATTCATCATCAGTTTGACGTGACTAAATAGTAATTTTCGGAAATCACTATAAGTATCCCTATAACATTTGAAGAGTTCTCTCGATAGATCCCTCCATTAGATCTGAATGGGACCACCTCTGAAGTATgacaaaccaaataaaaaaaaatcattgaaatcGGAGAATAATTGGTGGAGTAATCACATAACAAATATAGAAAAATCAACTTACAGTTTAAttaagaacctcctcctttttttaagccTGTTGAAAAAAAAGCAAATGCTTACCAGTAACACGAACAGGGCGACTGGGTGCAGCGCGACCAGCATTTCCCACAATATGAGCACCCAAGCTGTGTCCAATCAAGTGAATGTTGTTCCAGTTTCCACCAGAAGTACGGAATAGGAATGTAATAAAGTTAGCAAGATGGCGCCCAACATCAGGTACTGCACGCACTGACGTCGTGTAAACCCCACTGGCGGCACCACTCCAATCCACGACTATAACATTGAAGTCCCCCGCGGCCAAGTAGGCGTCTCTGATCATTGAATTTACGCTAGAGCCTCCACTACTATTCCATCCATGTACAATAACCTTAGTTTGTCGATTTCCTCTATAATTAGAGTTGCGGATCGAGTTTGCGTTATTGTTAACTAATACTTGACGGCTTGTTGGATTTTGTCTGCAAACACAAAATTACATGTTTATAACTATCTCGATTCTTGTTAATTTCATTCTgctttaaatttaacttttatttcattttgtactTCTTAATGCCATGTTCCTCTACGGTAACTAGTGAAAATTTCGAATATGTagagctagttttaaataaaaaataaactaattcttAACAACTAAGTAACATAACTAAAGATTTGCTCTATTCTGTTCTGGTCAACTCTAGTggtaaaaatggaataatcttaatTCTATAAGCTACTTAGTCTGGTAAACTAAACAGTAAATATTGCTAAGGATAACTATTGTAGTTTCGAttaaataggctacttttatattcatatagaaattattattatattactccTACTCTTAATTATTCAGATAAAATTAAGTACCTTGTGAAGAGCCAGTACGCATTGTTGGCACCATTTCTGTTACCAAGAAATTCCATGTCAGCAGGAGCTTGTAGATCGACCAGATGGAGTGCACCTTCCCCATCGGGCATCCATATGAAACGGCTCTCCCCTTCTACATAGTGGCTGTTATCCTCTGGTATCACTGGACTTCCGGTACATACTAAAAATACGTTAGTAACGAAAATAAACCAAAACTTAAGACAAAACATCGACAACAAAAGTTCAGAACATCGTATAGTACTGAACTCAACTATGTACATGAACTGCCGATTTAGTTTCTTCTAAGTACCTACTTCTATCATTATACTGAAAGGCAGCAAGAGATTATTCTTTGAATGACCCGTTTATTTAAGTAGCCCATGTGGCTACAGTTTTAAACAGGCATACCACCTAAGCTGtgcacttaattattttaattggtcttatatatttatatctctccGAACCAAATTTTAAAGACGCGGATGTACTTGCGGGGAGAATTTAGTATTACCaatatataattaagaaaatactaaCATGCAACTGATGCGAGCAAAACCACGGCGAGCTTCATGGTGGACAACTTACACTGATTGTGGAAAaggttttacaatatttatattataacgtaATCAAACTATTATGTCCAATTTATCTAATTAATtagtttctttttataattaatcCATTCATTTTAATCCATTCAACGTTTGAAGCATGAATTTCTGATGTAACAAAGCTCTATTTTTCCGTGTCGTCGGAGATAGAACCATACCACGTCATACTTTTTTTAATCAGTACTGATATTGATTCATAACAATACGCGTAAGTAATTTGGCACAGAAATTACCGGAAATAATACATACGTATG is part of the Pararge aegeria chromosome 2, ilParAegt1.1, whole genome shotgun sequence genome and encodes:
- the LOC120631814 gene encoding sodium-coupled monocarboxylate transporter 1-like, whose product is MPDNNELDDVSAMRLTFQHFSLIDYSVFVIMLAMCGGIGIYFGFVKRQSSTQEYLMGGRNMKLVPVCFSLVASYISGISLLGTPTELYLYGTAYVFTLIGALIVSILITRTFIPVFHELQLTSAYEYLELRFDKRLRVFGSVLFSVYLMAWLPIVIYVPALAFNQVTGVNIHIVSPIVCLVCIFYTCVGGLKAVVWTDVIQTIVMIGAMILVIIKGTIIVGGVGEVFNKSWVTSRIEFPSISFDLTERHSIWSVSIGSTFYWIGNIAVNQSMLQRFLALPDLKMSIRAVWGFLCGVFFIAIICAYSGLLAYARYYECDPLNSKLALAKDQLLPLLVMDVLGEWKGMPGIFVAGVFSAALSSLSTGLNSMAAVVLEDFWKPFFRKLSRRETQILVRAVVVILGCICVGLVFVVEKLGSVLQLTMSLSSASMGPLAGIFLMGLFLPFIDSVSALSGGIVGLTSAWWVAAQSQLAQARGHLTFEEKERYTFNCTYTFSPPLEREPLELEVPFLYRISYLWFTAFGCTLTVVVACLVSLRSSARKQYDHRLFAPFLRAWVLTKNEVDQMDLKSISR
- the LOC120632003 gene encoding pancreatic triacylglycerol lipase-like, with the translated sequence MKLAVVLLASVALCTGSPVIPEDNSHYVEGESRFIWMPDGEGALHLVDLQAPADMEFLGNRNGANNAYWLFTRQNPTSRQVLVNNNANSIRNSNYRGNRQTKVIVHGWNSSGGSSVNSMIRDAYLAAGDFNVIVVDWSGAASGVYTTSVRAVPDVGRHLANFITFLFRTSGGNWNNIHLIGHSLGAHIVGNAGRAAPSRPVRVTGMDPAGPQWGGNSNALNRNSGVFVESIHTDGGILGIMDPISDADFYPNGGRNPQPGCRTSACSHSRAYEFFASSVRTNHFVGRRCNNLQEARNVQCSGAALNMGNLQLGKRGNGLFGLRTRDAWPF